A window of Grus americana isolate bGruAme1 chromosome 15, bGruAme1.mat, whole genome shotgun sequence genomic DNA:
cttaGCACATAGGAACTTTGTCCTTGCATTTAACGGCCAGAGGAGGAAATGCAATAGAAAGCTTGCAGTACATAGGGTTGACCCAGTGTAAAGGAGTGATCAGCTGTGTCTTTGGCCTTCTACTTTACAAGGtcacaatgaaaaaatatgGGAGTTTTCCCACAATTTTCTCCCTAAAGTAGTATCTTGGATTCTGCATGTGCCATTCATCTCAGATGGCAGGTATCAGCCCGATTCTCTTTTACTGAGGCAAAAAGTAGGGGCagtgtttttctccctcttccactCTCCAGTCTTGTGAGCATTGCGAGCTCCAACTGAActgctgtgccactgaggggtCAAAAACCCTACAATTTAAATCTCTTTCCAAGCATTTTTGCTGTCAGGCACTTCTGCTAGCATCAGAACTTCTTGTAAGCTGTAGAACTTGAGAAATAAGCAACCCAGAACTAAGTGTGGTACAGGAGGAAGATTTTCTGCTGAGGCCAGAGAAATAacttctgttttttgttttgttttctcttcctcctctctcccccttctGCCAACTAGATTGAGAGACGTCTTGACACTGTGAGATCTGTTTGCCACATTGCACAGAAGCGATTAATTGCATGTTTTCAGGGCCAGCATGGTACAGATCCTGATAAGAGACATGTAAGTATAATTGCACTTTGGCTTGTCTTCTGAGACTAGTCTGAATGTGATCTGGCTTTCTAAATACTGATCAGCTCCTATGCCTGAAACTatccaagagaagaaaagctctgTAAAGTCATCTCATGTGTTGACATTATTTGGTAAAATGCTAGCTGTAACTCCCCATCCAAATATAAAAACACAACCTTAAGAGTTCCTTAGTGTAGTGTCAGTACACTCACTTGTTTCTGCAATGTGCTGAGTACTTAGAGCTTTCATGAGACTTGACTAAGAAGAGAAGATACTCTGCAATTCTGAACAAACTCCTCATATTTAGAATTATCTTGGTGCACTGACATCTCTAGTTAActgtaaatgtttttctatATGTGTTTGATTTCCATCCCTCTTTAGCAAAGCCATAGGTAGGTTTTCTTAAAGTGTTAGAACCAGAAATAATTAACATTcaagttttctccttttattgAATAATAGAGACCTTCTGAAACTCAGGAGCACACAGAACAAACCTCTGCAGAGAGATAGATGACCAGCTAGTTGCTTAGGTCTCAAGTTGTTTACTGGTCTTTGATGGTAGTTGAGATAAATTTTGGACCAGTCACTCCAACTAAGACTGAGAAGAAAGTGCTTTTCAAAGTATCTGGGCACAGGGGTCTCAAGGCTTGACACTTTTTGTGACTTGGCATTTTCTTAAAGTCAAAGAATCAGCTGCATATGTGTATAATAGAAACCATATGGAAGAAGAGAATAGTCTTATAGGGGATGTACTGGGAGAGCTGGAAAGGGTGAATAGCACTTAAGCACTGTTCCTTCTGTTCCATAGAAAAAACTTCCTCTAACAGCTCTTGCTCAAAATATGCAAGAAGGATCTGTCCAGCTAAGTGATGAAACTCTGTTGGGGTAAGTATTTGGTTTTATAAGTTGCAGTCTGTCACTTTATTGCCTTCAGGGCTCTAATTAGAGACTTTGGGTACATAAAGGCTATTGTCAATCTAATCAAACTAATATTTCTAGATTCCTTCTCTAAtccaaagggagaaaaagtgaGCAAGCATTTCTTCTTGACTGATTCTGGGGGCAAGTTTTAGGCTTGCCCTGAATGACATTCCAGAGAATTCTGTTTCTCCGCTATCttaaaagtttttgaaaatgGCTTTTCTCCCTGTGGATTAGTACAATTATCATCTccatttaaagtttaaaattcagtgtaaatAGAGTGTTCTGCAGTTTTGTGTCAATGACTTAAAATAATGCCACTTTGCATTAATGGCTTCAAGTTTAAAATAATGCCAATTTCCTTATCCTGGCAAAGTGCGTGTTTGCAACTTACAGGAAAGTGGCTGAAACAAATGAATGTCAATATGCTGAATTCCTAGAGCAAATGTGTTTCCTCATTGCTGATGGGAATTCTAATGGAGACAGTGTAGAACGACCTTAAAAACCTTTGTGTGCATTTTTGTGAGCTGTTGCAGGAGATTTAAATGTGGATAAAAATCTTAGAGAACAAGGGTTTTTCTTAGAACAAACTTAAAACAAAGGTCAAATCATGGTTTTGGAACCTGAGACTGCAGCATATGTGATTGCTTAGCATTATGGTGTTAAGACTTTTTCATGTTAAAGGGGCTTAGGAGAAAGTTAAATACTGTATTGAGCAATTTTCCTGCATCTGGTGAGATGGAAGGATGGGCTTTGAAATAAATGCTAACTTCTCTGTCCTTAGGGCCAGTATAATCACCTAGATAACTTAAAGCCTCCAAAAATGTTGTAATGGCTAAGGAATTTTAGAAGACAAAGATTTAATAACACTCCTTGCCTATCCCAAATTTGCTCATGATGGCATAGAGCATCTTGGTTTTATGCGATTAAGTAATGCCTTGCTTTATATGACAAAGCTTTCCAAAAGGGTAGCAGAGGACAAAGGGCCACcaccattttgttttgaatctttcttcttcagtcaGTAGTAACTCACATTACAACTTCCTATAATTCTTAAAGGAAAATGCTAGATACATGTGGTGATGCAGAGAATAAACTGGCAATGGAGCTCTCTCAGCATGAAGTACAGATTGAAAGAGAAGTTTTAGATCCGCTGTGTCTACTAACAGAGGTAAGTCACTTCAGCCTgactgaagaaataaatctcTATTTATGTATAAACTAAGCAAAAAGAGTTTATCTCCTCACTAATAATAAAACTGTTCTTAAGGAGTCATGTATTAGTGGTGGAAAGTGGATATGAAATCCACAAAATGTAGTTTATAATaatacacaatttaaaaataaatgtaagccTTGAATTCTCATTTTAGACAGAGATCCCAAACATTcagaagcagaggaaacagCTTGCAAAGCTGGTGTTGGACTGGGATTCTGCAAGAGGAaggtaagaaataattttaatcacTAGGTCCTTTTCTATTCGTGTTAACTTCGTGTTGGCATCTCACGGCATCTGATCTGATGCTGGTACTTGCTTCTGAAATGCTACTGTATGCAAGTTAATACTTTgctgaaaaaaggcaaagttaCATTtcgttttttttaaaaaaaggactcATGACTACTAGGTCCAAACAGAATCAAGATTTTGGAGCTCTTACATACCTATGTATAACTcgaaaaatgctgaaaactcATCATCTTTCAAGTTTGCTTAAGTTGTCAACTTAAATAAGGAATAGGAATCTAATTTTGTAACTATATCAAGTGCTTCGTTACATTGAACCATCTCTTTGGTAGGGTCCTAGGTTGTTCAACTTACCCTTAAGTCACTTTCAACAGTCTCAAACTGTGGTTATAATTTATGTAGCATTTTCTGGAATTGGTAGTTCTAATATATTATACATCTGTGTTCTAGACTGTGGAGAACAGAGGATTTCTTTGTGGATTTTTGTGGTTGTTTAGCTGTTTGTGAATTATGCCAGCATGTCATGAATGTGTGTGTTGAACACCTTCCTTAGTTCTGTTGGAAAATTTCTGAAACTATTGAGTTTGTTTCCTGTCAAAAGAAACCAGTTTCAAGGGAGCCATAAATGTAGGTTCTTGTTTAATGTCAGTTTTCACCAAATGACTTAAGCTTTTCTTCCACAGATATAATCAAGCCCACAAGACTTCAGGAACAAATTTTCAAGTGCATCCTTCGAAAATAGAATCTCTTAAGGAAGAGATGGATGAAGCTGGAAATAAAGTAGAACAATGCAAGGTATGACAAGATGAGTCTCTATCCTTTGCATCAAATTAGCAGCAATAGCAATCAGAATATGGCTGCTTCTGTAAGCCTTGCAGGTGGAACCGGCTGCCTGATTACTGCAGTCACAAATTACATGGCTGTTAACAAACTATGTCTTAAAAGGTATATTAATGCTAGCTGATTTCTGTCTGAATTGCTTTAATTTAATGAGGaacttctggggttttttaagatgAGTATCTTACATTATCTTCTGTTTCCATCTGAGACAGTTATGAGAAGGAACTGTGTCTTAGCCTTGACTGAAATGTTCGGGGTGTCTGTGGGCTTCAAGCCACAGAGTAGCCGTACAGTGTGAGCTACCTGCACGAAACTCAAGCTGCTGACATTAAAGAACCATTCTGACTCTTATGGCTCTGAGCAGTTCATTCAGTTGCATTTCTCAATTGTCAAATACCGCATCATGTTGCAGTTGAGCAGAGCACCAAAAACCTTTTAGCAGTACTTGTCTTTGTATGCAGGTATTGGCTGTAAATAATATATTGCCATACAATCCAATTGTGGACTTAAGTGGGCAACTGCTTTGCTATATAAAACAAAGATGGGCATTTTGAATGAATTTTGCTTGGAAGGATACATGTAGCAGAGTAGGTGGATTACCGGCTTCCTGTACTGCCCGAATCGATAGTTCAAACTTACTGcaggcaaaataaatataatgtaCTTCTGTCTTTTTCCGTATAAGTTGAAATGCCCCTGTAAATTTGATGgactatttttcattcttttctttttcaaaggatcAACTAGCAGCAGACATGTATAACtttgtgtccaaagaaggggaATATGCTAGATGTTTTGTTATGGTGagtattttttcagtatgaCTTTGATTGCAGCACGTATGTGCATAGACACTCAATTCTCAAAGATTACATTTTGTGTGCTAAACCTTCTAGTCTTGTATTATGTGCTCATCAGAAGCTAatgctctttttgtttttaaaatgtggcttCTGTTCTCAGTTATTAGAAGCACAAGCAGATTACCATAGAAAAGCATTAGCAGTCATAGAAAAGGTCCTACCCGAAATTCAAGCCCATCAAGGTAAAGTAACCTGTGCTCTGGCTGATGCTTTTCCTTGCCTGTGCCACTTATGCACAATATTCTCCTCCTTTATCTTGATTCTCTTGCATGCAGACTTATTTAATAAGGCCATTTTGATCTACTTAACAATTTTACATTCCCAAGCATAATTCCATCTTTATGTTCTCTGGAGTTCTCCAGCCATGTTTTAACAcactaataaaatattaaggaTCTGTCTGATACTCAAGAGAGTAAAGGAAggatttttctatttgcttGCACTTCTCCCTCGATACCACGTGACCTTTTGCTAATTCATACCTGGCTTATTAGGCCAGTTAAAGTTTTGTTGTGATTCAGGAACTTATTAGGGTCCTTGCTTTTCAAATGATTACTAGGCAATTATCAGAAAAACTCCTCTTATTCTAAGGAgcttgacttttttccttttatgcaaTCCTTTTTCCTAGTGTGCAGACTGCACTACTGCTGGCTAATGGAGTGTTCAGATTATTGTGTTAAATATCAGCAGTTAAGAAAAGCAAGTAATATGGCTTCGTTTCTTCCCCATGCTACTAAGCTTTCAGTTGTCAATGGGAGTTAAGGTGTATCATGAATGGTTTGGTGTGAAGATACGCTGTGTGTTGATGAAATTGCTATCTTAAATACTGGCTATACTGTCTCTTAATCTTCTAATTGCTTTGAATAAGTAGTAGGCTGAACAAAGTCTGAGGAAGAATATAATCTGAGCAAGACTCAAATATCTTTGCTTGTGGACCACATGCAAGTTGTAAAAGATGAACCATTTAAATATATAGATATGAGTATCTTGCTGAAAGATGATATGTCTGTACTCTGTCGATCTGATGGGAGACGAGGTAATGGAAACAAATGATGCTTACACAGCATCAGGGCTGCATTATGGCTGTACGGAAGGTTCCCTGTTTACGGATGTGActgctttaaatttttattgttgttgttgcttaGCTGCTTTGTACAAACTCTTCATGTGAAGTCAAATGCTTCAGAACAGATTGGCCTTCCTAGAAGATGGGTTAGGAGGCATGGTGTCTAAGTGGTCCGGTGTCTAAGTGGTCCAGTATCCAGGGCATTACTTCAGTTGTGTTTCTAGCTGTAGTTTAAATTACTGTGACTTTGAACAGTTACTGAGATTTCCCTTCCTAATTTTTGCTGTCACTTGCAAAACTGGGGAGAAAGACATGTGCTTCGCATGGTGCATTAATGAGAGGAACCAGAGCCTTACAAGGGATGTAGTTGATGTGGTTTTGTAAACACAAAGGGTAAATTAAATCCTTTGCAGAAATACATTGTGTTTTCAGTGGACTCTTTCAAAGGCTTTGTCTTTCTTGacctttttttccacataaaagGAATAATGCATCTGTACTAACAATAACCTTttacatctgcatttttttcaattacaaCAGCAGAAATGAGTGGAAAAGTAAATTGTAGGAATCAAGAAATTCACGTTCAATTTGGAGAAACTTGTGGCAATTTTGACTTTCAGAGTTAAGCAACAATCAAGAAATGGAATTGAAAATTTGTGCAAGCATTACAGCGATGGGCTGTTAACGTAGTAATTCTAGTGTAAGACATGGGGGCTGTTAACATCCTTTTTAGGTTAGTGATTCCTTAAATAAGCAATAAACTTTGTGTTAACAGCTCAGTTTTTATCCACCTTAAATAGAATTAAAACTAGGATCAGCCGCGGTCATGCAATCTGGACAAAATTTTTCTCAAAGATTCTTGCAAACTTAAACCTTTTGGTGTCTCAGCAAATCAGAATTAATGTGACTTACAGCTGTGTGGTGGCACTTGTGTTGAGGCCTAGTGGGACACACACTGCCATTTACACAAAGAATTTTGTGTGATACTCCATCAAGAAAgatacagaagtatttttttctcgAACATCAGCAGGCTCATTTTCTCCTTACTCATGATATGATATAAGGGACTTTACCAATCAAGGGCTGTAAAACTCCAACTGTATTCTGAAAATTTCTTTGCTGTACTGGaggctttctccttttcttgtctGGGACATAATTGAAGTGTTTGTTAGATATTTTGCTCAGTGTTTTGATACTCTCCAACTAGACAAATGGACTGAAAAACCAGCTTTTGGAACTCCATTAGAAGAGCATCTCAAGCGCAGTGGTCGTGAAATTGCAGTCCCTATTGAAGCCTGTGTAATGATGCTTTTGGAAACGGGAATGAGAGAGGAGGTAGGTAATCCCATATCACTTGCTGTgaactacaggaaaaaagagCTCAGTCGCTCATGGACTGGTGTCTGTACTTTTTAACAAGTTGCTTAAGTAATTTTGTTCATTAGTGTAGAGGAGAAATcttttgcaacagaaaaaccTTCAGCGCTATTTGGAGTATCTTTGAGATGCATGCACCTAGAATGAAAAATTAGGAATAGGCCAAGGGTGAGAGGTAACTAAAACATTATCAGATGGCAGTGACAGATTAAGAGCCAGCTAGGTCATAACAGTGTAAGGTGAATACACCAAACTTGAAACTGTTCTGAAAGAGGCTGTCGTAAAACTTCTATTGTTTCATGCTATACTAATGTGTTGTTACCAGTCAAAtacatgtgatttttattttgcagggcTTATTCAGAATTGCTGCTGGAGCCTCCAAGttaaaaaagctgaaagctgCCTTGGACTGTTCAACTTCCCAGCTTGATGAATTTTATTCTGATCCCCATGCTGTTGCAGGTATTGTGAATGTTCTGAAGTCAAACCCAGGTACAAATTGCTACAACGCAAGTTTATGCTGTTCATTTAACTGTTGACTTGCTGCAGTGTAAGGTGTTGATCTCTGCAGATAAACtatgaatgaaaatgaattgAAAGAATACTTCATTGCACAACTTAACACAGATAAGTATAGGGTACGAATGCTCATCACACTTGATGTATTCATGTCTGCATGACAGCGTGGTGGTTAAAATTCAGGTGATCGTAGTAATCCAAGTATCATATTTCCTCTCATGACAGGAGTGTTAACATGATCAAGGGAGATTAGAGCCATATGTAGACCTTTAATAAGGTCTAGgtcttttttctgaagagatgaTTCATAGTTTTATAGTACATGTTTCTGTCAAATTACAGTAATTACTGGAACACCTTTTGTGTTAAGTGTTGAGCAGATAGACTGTGGATGTGTCAGGTCTTCCCAGTGTTTCACTGGAACTTGGGTCCTATTGCATAGATAAAATCACAATTATCTGTGCAATTGCATAGGTAAAATATTAATCTGAggacagaattttaaatgaagactGAAAGCATGGGCTAAGAAGCTTGcctgtttctgttctgcattgCAGGTGCCTTGAAATCCTATTTGCGAGAGTTGCCAGAACCTTTAATGACCTACAGTCTATATGAAGAATGGACACAAGCTGCAAAGtaagcatattaaaaatagttctgtAGGAAAACATTCTACATATTTTGATCAAATTTGGTTCTTCATATACgaattcaaaagaaaagacCAAGCTCACACAGTTTACTTTCTCATTTCTGCTCTAACAggtaaatattttgtgtaacaaattattttaaattttgtggtTTAGCTTAATATTAATAGCACAAAAATGTGCTGAAATACctattttatgtttaaacatAAGGGCTGCTTCAGACTACTGGCTGCATAGTATTGATGcttaaggagttttcttttgttgtgggTAGAGGTAATTCAGGGATTTGACTAGCAGGTTACTGAATTACTGAATACAAAATAGTGCATTTATTTGCCATAAATGGAAGGTTATATGGTCATCATTTGTTCGCTGCCAAAACAACAATTTTCTGATCTGGAAGTAAGAtataatggaatttttttttttcctttcagtattcAGGACCAGGATAAGAAGCTACAAGAGTTATGGAGAATTTGTAACCGATTACCTAAGCATTATCATGCTAATTTCAGGTATGTGTGAACATCTGTTGTCTTGCCGCACAACCACTTTGATGCTAAAGCTGATTAACCAAAACTCTaattgagggtttttttcttgggcAAATTCAGTTAGGTTTATAAAAGGACATCCTATTTTCTCAAGTAGTTGGTGTGCATTGGTGGTGGTAGACTTTTTCAGTCAAGTTAATTCGCTATTGTCTGAAATGAAATAGCGATGCATAGCAACCCTTCTACTTAAGAGTTGTGCTGTTGGCAATAGTATCTACTTTTCACCAGCTGTGCTCTTCATTGTATTCTCCAGTCTTAGAAATCACCTGGATGTATCTTGcatgtgttatttttcttttcgGTTTTGTCTTTTGGGATGAATTTGAACGAAATCAACTCTGGTGACTCCTAGAAGCGTGGAAGTTCCACTACAGGATATGAAAATAGCTATTGAGTAGGCATTCTCAATCTaaacttttttctgaaaatataggAGTGAGTTAGTTCCATTTTGCTAAGGTGGgagatgctttcttttctacCCAATTCAACTTTTATGATTCATGAGTAGAAACCTAGGAGCCAGCTACCAAGCAAGAAGACTGATtgtctttcttctgttttgttagGAGCTGTCTTTGAGTTCTTGAATTTTTACTTAGTTGCTTTCAACAAGAAGCGCTCTTAGTTCCTGctgtttaattatttctttcctttttgtaggTATTTAATCAAATTTTTAGCAAAGCTTGCACAGAACAGCGATGTTAACAAAATGACACCCAGCAATGTCGCAATAGTCTTGGGCCCCAACTTGTTATGGGCGAAGAATGAAGGGTAAGTTGTTTTAGGAAAGCTACAAAACAGAACTTCCATGAAACTGTAGAATTTCTTGTCAGATTGTTTTAAATCGTGTAGACTGTTCACAGCAACAGAGAATTTGtctaaaaagtatttcaaatgttCTCTCAAACTGTGCCTTCAGATCCTTTGAGGCATGCATGTTAagagtgttttaaaatgctgtaaatgtTACTGAATAGTCCAAATTTCATCAAAGTGTGAAGTTGCTCTTTATGTGGTACTTAAGAGTATTGATACATCATGCTTAGCGTAATTTGCCGTTTAGgtaataggatttttttatattttcttactttGATAGAACTCTCTATAAAGTGTTCTACAAATTTCTTCTGCAGATCCCTTGCTGAAATGGCAGCAGCAACTTCAGTCCATGTGGTAGCAGTTATTGAGCCGATTATTCAGCATGCAGACTGGTTCTTCCCTGGAGGTAAATTCTTGCCATAGTTAAaagaattttgtatttgtgaTAACCCTGTGTAGTTAAACCTCCAATACCTTTTTGCAGTGAGGCACCattttgtgtatgtatatatgttttaGGATGcattctctccttctctcttacAGATCAAGATTTCAATGTGTCTGGGGCATTTGTTGCAATTCCTGCTGTTAATTCAAATCACTTGTCACACACTGGGAACGAATATGAATCTGGCACACTGGAACGGAAGAGGCCTGTTAGTATGACTGTAATGGAAGGAGATTTACTGAAGAAGGAAAGGTATGTTTCATTCTCAGGTCAGGTTTCAATTATTAGCCCACTCCTGAGAACTGGACTACCGAGGAGGCTGTAATCAGACACACTTTTATTGGTCTCAGGAGGAGAATTTCATGGAAATACTATAGGTAACAATAGTGATTTATTCCCCCCCTCATGTTGTTGCAGCCTGAGGAAGGTTCAAAGGTAATGTACTGGTATTTGCTTCCAGTTATACTCTATGCATGATAAAAACCAAGCAGATAATTACTGCTTCCAGTTACCATTTTCCTGTTACATATTTGGGGGGGTCTAAAATCCACTG
This region includes:
- the ARHGAP17 gene encoding rho GTPase-activating protein 17 isoform X1, whose product is MKKQFNRMKQLANQTVGRAEKTEVLSEDLLQIERRLDTVRSVCHIAQKRLIACFQGQHGTDPDKRHKKLPLTALAQNMQEGSVQLSDETLLGKMLDTCGDAENKLAMELSQHEVQIEREVLDPLCLLTETEIPNIQKQRKQLAKLVLDWDSARGRYNQAHKTSGTNFQVHPSKIESLKEEMDEAGNKVEQCKDQLAADMYNFVSKEGEYARCFVMLLEAQADYHRKALAVIEKVLPEIQAHQDKWTEKPAFGTPLEEHLKRSGREIAVPIEACVMMLLETGMREEGLFRIAAGASKLKKLKAALDCSTSQLDEFYSDPHAVAGALKSYLRELPEPLMTYSLYEEWTQAANIQDQDKKLQELWRICNRLPKHYHANFRYLIKFLAKLAQNSDVNKMTPSNVAIVLGPNLLWAKNEGSLAEMAAATSVHVVAVIEPIIQHADWFFPGDQDFNVSGAFVAIPAVNSNHLSHTGNEYESGTLERKRPVSMTVMEGDLLKKESFGVKVMDFQANPRRCGTINRKHTSPAFQPPLPPTEAGVLAQSGAEQHSQASVAETSPVGAGLALSAGTAEQLQSQGNEDVSTSKSKDNTSSATPPPVRNGGHVGTVQNQSTSSANQLSVNQPQNAAGPSPHSMRRAVKKPAPAPPKPANPPPGQPGSQSSASAAQLPSVSPKPPARSSSPPAQHANQGAAQTSTSQVSAPRRYSSSLSPIQAPSHPPPQPPTQATPPPQPKSNSQTSPPAAASSEHGPEQPCYTPPQTPTPPDTPPLGKHNNSSPSSQPATQETSQSHSPPQSGTLPRPRPVPKPRNRPSVPPPPHPPSQLAGDGIIANPTQTASKIVTDSNSSIQEPLQNPSSELLTETASKELHNHLMLDIDNDTESTAL
- the ARHGAP17 gene encoding rho GTPase-activating protein 17 isoform X3, giving the protein MKKQFNRMKQLANQTVGRAEKTEVLSEDLLQIERRLDTVRSVCHIAQKRLIACFQGQHGTDPDKRHKKLPLTALAQNMQEGSVQLSDETLLGKMLDTCGDAENKLAMELSQHEVQIEREVLDPLCLLTETEIPNIQKQRKQLAKLVLDWDSARGRYNQAHKTSGTNFQVHPSKIESLKEEMDEAGNKVEQCKDQLAADMYNFVSKEGEYARCFVMLLEAQADYHRKALAVIEKVLPEIQAHQDKWTEKPAFGTPLEEHLKRSGREIAVPIEACVMMLLETGMREEGLFRIAAGASKLKKLKAALDCSTSQLDEFYSDPHAVAGALKSYLRELPEPLMTYSLYEEWTQAANIQDQDKKLQELWRICNRLPKHYHANFRYLIKFLAKLAQNSDVNKMTPSNVAIVLGPNLLWAKNEGSLAEMAAATSVHVVAVIEPIIQHADWFFPGDQDFNVSGAFVAIPAVNSNHLSHTGNEYESGTLERKRPVSMTVMEGDLLKKESFGVKVMDFQANPRRCGTINRKHTSPAFQPPLPPTEAGVLAQSGAEQHSQASVAETSPVGAGLALSAGTAEQLQSQGNEDVSTSKSKDNTSSATPPPVRNGGHVGTVQNQSTSSANQLSVNQPQNAAGPSPHSMRRAVKKPAPAPPKPANPPPGQPGSQSSASAAQLPSVSPKPPARSSSPPAQHANQGAAQTSTSQVSAPRRYSSSLSPIQAPSHPPPQPPTQATPPPQPKSNSQTSPPAAASSEHGPEQPCYTPPQTPTPPDTPPLGKHNNSSPSSQPATQETSQSHSPPQSGTLPRPRPVPKPRNRPSVPPPPHPPSQLAGDGIIANPTQTASKIVTDV
- the ARHGAP17 gene encoding rho GTPase-activating protein 17 isoform X2, which encodes MKKQFNRMKQLANQTVGRAEKTEVLSEDLLQIERRLDTVRSVCHIAQKRLIACFQGQHGTDPDKRHKKLPLTALAQNMQEGSVQLSDETLLGKMLDTCGDAENKLAMELSQHEVQIEREVLDPLCLLTETEIPNIQKQRKQLAKLVLDWDSARGRYNQAHKTSGTNFQVHPSKIESLKEEMDEAGNKVEQCKDQLAADMYNFVSKEGEYARCFVMLLEAQADYHRKALAVIEKVLPEIQAHQDKWTEKPAFGTPLEEHLKRSGREIAVPIEACVMMLLETGMREEGLFRIAAGASKLKKLKAALDCSTSQLDEFYSDPHAVAGALKSYLRELPEPLMTYSLYEEWTQAANIQDQDKKLQELWRICNRLPKHYHANFRYLIKFLAKLAQNSDVNKMTPSNVAIVLGPNLLWAKNEGSLAEMAAATSVHVVAVIEPIIQHADWFFPGDQDFNVSGAFVAIPAVNSNHLSHTGNEYESGTLERKRPVSMTVMEGDLLKKESFGVKVMDFQANPRRCGTINRKHTSPAFQPPLPPTEAGVLAQSGAEQHSQASVAETSPVGAGLALSAGTAEQLQSQGNEDVSTSKSKDNTSSATPPPVRNGGHVGTVQNQSTSSANQLSVNQPQNAAGPSPHSMRRAVKKPAPAPPKPANPPPGQPGSQSSASAAQLPSVSPKPPARSSSPPAQHANQGAAQTSTSQVSAPRRYSSSLSPIQAPSHPPPQPPTQATPPPQPKSNSQTSPPAAASSEHGPEQPCYTPPQTPTPPDTPPLGKHNNSSPSSQPATQETSQSHSPPQSGTLPRPRPVPKPRNRPSVPPPPHPPSQLAGDGIIANPTQTASKIVTGGDGYCE
- the ARHGAP17 gene encoding rho GTPase-activating protein 17 isoform X4; protein product: MKKQFNRMKQLANQTVGRAEKTEVLSEDLLQIERRLDTVRSVCHIAQKRLIACFQGQHGTDPDKRHKKLPLTALAQNMQEGSVQLSDETLLGKMLDTCGDAENKLAMELSQHEVQIEREVLDPLCLLTETEIPNIQKQRKQLAKLVLDWDSARGRYNQAHKTSGTNFQVHPSKIESLKEEMDEAGNKVEQCKDQLAADMYNFVSKEGEYARCFVMLLEAQADYHRKALAVIEKVLPEIQAHQDKWTEKPAFGTPLEEHLKRSGREIAVPIEACVMMLLETGMREEGLFRIAAGASKLKKLKAALDCSTSQLDEFYSDPHAVAGALKSYLRELPEPLMTYSLYEEWTQAANIQDQDKKLQELWRICNRLPKHYHANFRYLIKFLAKLAQNSDVNKMTPSNVAIVLGPNLLWAKNEGSLAEMAAATSVHVVAVIEPIIQHADWFFPGDQDFNVSGAFVAIPAVNSNHLSHTGNEYESGTLERKRPVSMTVMEGDLLKKESTSKSKDNTSSATPPPVRNGGHVGTVQNQSTSSANQLSVNQPQNAAGPSPHSMRRAVKKPAPAPPKPANPPPGQPGSQSSASAAQLPSVSPKPPARSSSPPAQHANQGAAQTSTSQVSAPRRYSSSLSPIQAPSHPPPQPPTQATPPPQPKSNSQTSPPAAASSEHGPEQPCYTPPQTPTPPDTPPLGKHNNSSPSSQPATQETSQSHSPPQSGTLPRPRPVPKPRNRPSVPPPPHPPSQLAGDGIIANPTQTASKIVTDSNSSIQEPLQNPSSELLTETASKELHNHLMLDIDNDTESTAL